CCCTCAGGAAGAGGTACAGTCCGTATAGGTTGTGACCATATTCCCCCTCCTCTGTGTTACAGTCCTGCAGTGCTGCTTGGTCACGCTTTGAAAGCCGCCATCAGTCCGCTTCGCATGTCTGTCAAATGTAAACATTCTCTCCATGTCATCAGAAAGATCCTCGAAGAGCCCTGCTCCGAAAGCTCCTTGAAAGTGCCTCTTGTGGCGGTTGTGTCCTTGTTGGTGAGCTCTAAAATGCTCCTCAAAGTTGCGTTTCGGCCGTGCGTGCCTGTTATGGCTGTAAATATCGAAGTCTTTGAACATTTCGTCAAAGTTGAAGTCGAAGGACTGGTGAAAGTGTTGACTTCCTCGTCTGGTTCCTTCTTTGGAGAAAGCAGTGTGTCCTGACTGATCATAATCTCTCCGCCTTTTTTCATCTGATAGTGTTTCATATGCTGAAAAACAGAGGAAAAACAAAAGCGCTTAGCAACTGATGTGCTGTTATGGATAAAAACCAAAAGAGGTACAATTCAAGCCAacgctgtacaaacacacataaaaaaacaagtctggtatgtggaccagatccactgtgacGAGCCCCAACATATTTACTggagcagccaaaaaaaatgtaaaaaataaatcattttagttTTCAGTATGGTGTGAATTTTTTACCCCCCACACCCCCCAAAACCcttttataaataattagtaATTTCATTAAACAGATTAAATCTGATTGGAGGTGCTTGGTGTAACACATAGGAAAGTAGGCTATAATGTGTACT
The nucleotide sequence above comes from Trichomycterus rosablanca isolate fTriRos1 chromosome 8, fTriRos1.hap1, whole genome shotgun sequence. Encoded proteins:
- the dnajb9a gene encoding dnaJ homolog subfamily B member 9a; translated protein: MSVTTTNSGMATVQSTLMFTVCILMITELILAKKDYYDLLGVPKDATERQIKKAFHKLAVKYHPDKNKSPDAEARFREAAEAYETLSDEKRRRDYDQSGHTAFSKEGTRRGSQHFHQSFDFNFDEMFKDFDIYSHNRHARPKRNFEEHFRAHQQGHNRHKRHFQGAFGAGLFEDLSDDMERMFTFDRHAKRTDGGFQSVTKQHCRTVTQRRGNMVTTYTDCTSS